The Bacillaceae bacterium IKA-2 DNA window CCAGGATAAGCACCTTTCGTATCAATAAAGCAGATAACTGGTCGCTTAAACTTTTCTGCCTGCTTCATTAATCTTAACGCTTTTCTGTATCCCTCAGGATGAGGCATTCCAAAGTTACGGTGTAGATTTTCTTTCGTGTCTTTACCACGCTGATGACCAATGACCGTAACTGGTTTCCCATGAAACTTAGCAATACCCGCAACGATTGCTGCATCATCGCCGTATAATCGATCTCCGTGTAGCTCAATAAAATTAGTAAATATATGTTCGATATAATCAAGTGTTGTTGGTCTTTCGCTATGGCGAGCAATTTGAACTCTGTCCCACGGTTTCAAATTCCCGTAAATTTCATTTTCGAGCTGTTCTAATCGCTCTTCAAGCTTAATAATTTCATCTGTAAGATCGAGGTCTTTATCTTCAGTAAACTTTTTCAATTCCTCAATTTTTGTTTTTAGTACCGTTACCGGTTTCTCAAAAGATAGCTCACTAGCCATAATCAACACCTCCTTTTTTATGGTTGGGTTATAGTATCGCGGTGGATGTCAATAATCGCGGTTAACATTTCTTTCATCTCTAAACGAGATACAACCTTATCCAATTGTCCATGTTTTAATAAAAACTCCGCTGTTTGGAAATCATCCGGAAGTTCTTGACGAATTGTTTGTTCAATAATTCTTCTTCCAGCAAAACCTATTAATGCACCTGGTTCAGCAAAATTATAGTCACCAAGAGAAGCAAAACTAGCAGAAACCCCTCCTGTGGTTGGATTAGTCATAATTGAAATAAATAATCCGCCTTCATTACTTAGCTTATTTAACGCTGCACTTGTCTTTGCCATTTGCATTAAACTTAAAACACCCTCTTGCATTCTAGCACCACCTGATGCTGAAAATAGGATAAATGGGGCCTTAAGCTCAATCGATTTTTCAATCGCTCTAGTTATTTTTTCACCGACTACAGAACCCATACTTCCCATTCGAAAACGCGCGTCCATAACGGCAATAACAGCTGTTAAATTACCGATTTCCCCTTGCCCAGTAACTATTGCTTCGTTTAAACCTGTCTTTTTTCGATCTGCATTTGTTTTCTCAGCATATGAAGGGAAACCTAAGGGGTCTTTTGAAATCATCTCTTGATCATATTCAATAAATGTTCCTTCTACAACTAAGCTATCAATTCTATCATGGGCTGTCATCCTGTGGTGATAGCAGCAAAGATCACATACATATAGGTTTTTCTTAAGTTCCTTCGTATACATGATCGTTTTGCATTTTGGACATTTCGTCATCAAACCTTCTGGAATATCAAATTTCGCTTGATCTGACGGCATTGTTGCATACTTTTTTTTCTTAGAAAATAAATCCCTTAGCACAATTACACCTCACTTGTGAATGCTCTCTTTTATCTGCTTGTCCTAAAATTTCTTTATTCAAAATATTCATAATCATACCATATAAAATTAAATTTTTTCAAGGTAAACTTTCCAACGAATTCTTGCAAATTCGTTTTAAAAACGACTGTTTTCGAGATGGTTTTTCAAAGCGAAAATGGCTGCTTCCTCATTTCGATGTTTAAGTGCAAGAAAAATTTGTTCATGTTCTTTAATGGATTCTTCCGGTCGCCCTTCCCTAGACAAGGATTCCCGTAACGCTACCTTGCTATACTCCACAAGAGAAATCCAAATATGAAGTAATAATTGATTTCGACCAGCTTCTACAATTGTCTTGTGAAATAAATAGTCCTCTTCCACTGGAAAAGCTCCTTTTTCCCAGCTTTTTTTTGACTCTTGAATGAGTTCTTCAATATTTTCTAATTGCTCATCACTAATTCTCCCAGACGCGAGCCGTAATGCTTCAATTTCTACTATTTTTCTTGTTTCAGCTAAATCACTTCTTGCTTTTTTTTCTCTTAAAAAAAAGCTGGCTAATACTTCTACTAGTTTATGACCACCAATCGCTTTAATAAATGTCCCTTCGCCACGACGAGTTTCAATTAAGTCTAGTAGCTCCAGTGACCTTAGAGCTTCTCTCACAGAGGAACGACCAACGTTTAAACGACCTGAAAGCTCTCTTTCAGAGGGAAGCCTATCACCCATTTTCAAGTCATCTTCTTGTATAATGCGGTTTAACTCTCTAATTATCTCGATATAAACCTTATCATGTTGTGAAGACATGACACTCACAACCTTTTTCCTTTTAAATTACAAGAGTTCAGAGATTAGAGTTTCCTTTCATAGTACAGGTTGAAACTCGTCTCCAAACTCTTAATAATTATCAATGTTTTATTTGAATGAATTTCATTCATTTATGAAAATGTAACTTTTAATTATGCTATTTGTAAGGTTTGCTTAGCGATTGATAATTTTATTTAATCGCTGCTAATCTCCTTGTCTTTTCTGCTATTTCTTCAGGGTCTACTTTTCTTCTGGCGACGCCAGTTTCCATTGCTGCAATTGCAACTGCTTTTGCTACCGCAGGCGCAACACGTGGATCAAATGGCCCAGGAATAACATAATCAGCATGTAACTCTTCATCTGTAACTAAGCTAGCAATTGCATAAACTGCTGCAATTTTCATTTCTTCATTAATATTTGTTGCACGAACGTCTAGTGCACCACGAAAAATCCCTGGAAAGGCCAGAACATTGTTCACTTGGTTTGGGAAATCCGATCGACCTGTTCCAACT harbors:
- the accA gene encoding acetyl-CoA carboxylase carboxyl transferase subunit alpha, coding for MASELSFEKPVTVLKTKIEELKKFTEDKDLDLTDEIIKLEERLEQLENEIYGNLKPWDRVQIARHSERPTTLDYIEHIFTNFIELHGDRLYGDDAAIVAGIAKFHGKPVTVIGHQRGKDTKENLHRNFGMPHPEGYRKALRLMKQAEKFKRPVICFIDTKGAYPGKAAEERGQSEAIARNLLEMAGLSVPIICIVIGEGGSGGALALGVGNHIHMLENSTYSVISPEGAAALLWKDASLAKRAAETMRITAPDLKEFNVIDEIVPEVRGGAHHGVVEQAKEIEKVITKSLDELAGYSEKELIDHRYNKFKKIGEYGVESETITFK
- the accD gene encoding acetyl-CoA carboxylase, carboxyltransferase subunit beta — encoded protein: MLRDLFSKKKKYATMPSDQAKFDIPEGLMTKCPKCKTIMYTKELKKNLYVCDLCCYHHRMTAHDRIDSLVVEGTFIEYDQEMISKDPLGFPSYAEKTNADRKKTGLNEAIVTGQGEIGNLTAVIAVMDARFRMGSMGSVVGEKITRAIEKSIELKAPFILFSASGGARMQEGVLSLMQMAKTSAALNKLSNEGGLFISIMTNPTTGGVSASFASLGDYNFAEPGALIGFAGRRIIEQTIRQELPDDFQTAEFLLKHGQLDKVVSRLEMKEMLTAIIDIHRDTITQP
- a CDS encoding FadR/GntR family transcriptional regulator codes for the protein MSSQHDKVYIEIIRELNRIIQEDDLKMGDRLPSERELSGRLNVGRSSVREALRSLELLDLIETRRGEGTFIKAIGGHKLVEVLASFFLREKKARSDLAETRKIVEIEALRLASGRISDEQLENIEELIQESKKSWEKGAFPVEEDYLFHKTIVEAGRNQLLLHIWISLVEYSKVALRESLSREGRPEESIKEHEQIFLALKHRNEEAAIFALKNHLENSRF